GCCCATCCCTCAACAACCAAATCTCCCATCTTTTCCtctccgctgctgccgccgccggccgCGTTTCTAGGGTTTCCCCCATCCCCAATTcgtccgccaccacctccaacCCGGATCCAGCAGTGATGGCGACCCGAGAGGCAGGCAAGAAGATGATCATGCTCAAGTCACCCGACGGCATGGAGTTCGAGGTGGAGGAGGCAGTCGCCATGGAGTCGCAGACTATTCGCAAAATGATCGAGGATGACTGCGCCGACACAGCCATTTTGATCCCCAACATCAACTCCAAGATCCTCTCCAGGGTCATCGAGTACTGCAACAAACATGTACCGACCACTGGAGCCACCGGTGCCGCTGCGTCTGACACCGTGGCTCCCGCCGCCCTAGCCGAGGACCTCAAGATTTGGGATGcagaattcatcaaggtcaatcgtGCCACCCGCTTCGACCTCATCCAGGTATGATATCCATCAATTCGACCATTTTCTTTTTCTAGATCTACTTTTTCTTGATGTCCCCTTCTGGCACTCGATCTAGATTGGGCTTGCGCGTCTTGGTACTATTTATATTAGATTGGACGAACTCCTCGGACAAACATCAAGGTAGATTCAATTCGATTCGATTGGACTAGATTAGACTTAGATTATACATGATTCTGCTTTATTAGCGACATACACATTGGCCGGCGATACGAAATCCTTGTAAATTGGTTAGGGCATCATCTTGTGGTCTGATATGTTTCACTGATATGTGCATATCATTGTTATGCTTGAAGCTTTATTATGATCAGTGTGAACTTACTAGCTGCACTATCAATGTGCCAGCAAATTGCATATGATTCACGTGCGGAAACATGAGACTACTCATAACAATATATGGCGTTTATGATTATCCTACATATATTAATGCTTCTATCTCGCATGGTAGGTCACGTCATGTGTTGTTTTGTGTTTTATTAGCTTGTAACACATCTTAATGCAAGACAATCTATCTAATTATCCATGGTCTATAGCCATCATAGATTAATGCTTCTCTTTGACACCCTATGATTCTTTTTACTCCCTCTCAGGCTGCAAGTTACCTCAACATCAAGGGGTTGTTGGACCTGACTAGCCAAACGACTATCGACACGATTAGTGACAATTCTCTGGAGGAGATCCGTAGTTTCTTGAGCACCAAGAACGACTACTTGCCTGAGGAGGAGCAGACGATCCGCAGGGAGAACCAGTGGGCATTTCAGTAGAGGAGCGTCTAGGTCGTGTTGAGTGAACGCTTAGTATTCGTCATGTGAACCTTTTAGCTGCACTCCTTGTGTTTTAATTGGTTTTAATTGTACTGGAGTTTATGAGGTTGCGTCAGTGAACATATTCAGTGTTTAAGCTTGCGTGAATATATTATTCATTGTCTTTACATGAGGCTGTAGCGGGCGGTGTAGTCCACGATAGTAGCGTAGCTAGGGCCGACCGACGCCCGGGCCAACAGCTGAAGCTACAGTAGAATCAGTACCTACAATACTAAAAATTGCTACAATTAACGAATGGGTGCACAGGGTGGTGTATTCCCCAAGGTTCTGACAGGCTAGGTAGTCCAAGCCATATTTGAGATGGTTCGTAAATTCATCAGGATAAAATTGGGGAGAGATTGTTGCCATCAATGAAGCATATCAATTTAACTTGGCGTGGTGCAAGAGAATGAGTCGAGAAAGGATGATCTACAATGAGTCAAGATCGAATCAGCACAGAAGACAAAAATCAAAATTAGGAAGAGATTGTTAGGATTAACCTTGAATTAGTAGAGTCCTACGTGATGTGATGTAGTAGCATGCATGCCTATAGTGTCCGAGTAGTAGTATGGTTTGAGTACGTAGGTGTACTATAGTACTTCTCTCCGGCCGTGTAGGTCATGTTGAGTTCGGTTAGGATTCTACTCCTCTTATACGAGCAGGTTTAGGTAAACGTGTCAGGTCGGTGGCTGGGatgcatatatacatactatatgtGTGTATACGGCCGTGAGTTGTAACTTGGCGaagaaggagaaaataaaaagagaaaaaagaaaggcaCATGTATCTTTGGCAAAAAGTTTTTGTGCACGTCTGTTTTGTGATTTGATGCATTGTTGCATGCCAACTAATGACGACTGAGAGAGGCTGAGAGGGAGGGTATATgggggtgtttgttttcagggactttttgatgtagggactaaaaaaagtccctagcaaaccaaacaggaTGGGACTTTTTGgaactttttgctaaaagtccttagaagcatcTCTTtaagagtctttttcaaaaagtcccaGGAACtaaaaaaaagtcctaggactagagaaacaAACACCACCTATGTATCCATCAGTTTTGATCTGTGTGTTTGGGAGAACAAGAAAAGGACCACTGGTGTTCTGGCTATGCGAGAGTTTTATTCTGTTTCTTGGCCGAACGGAGTccctgatgctgatgagataataTTTCGGTTTTCTTAATTTTTCACCGTCCATTTTTTAACATCAATATCTACGTCTCTGCGGGTCCCGTGAAGATTGTTCCGAGTACAGCGCATCCCTCCATCGACAGAGCATCGGGCAACCGCAGCATCGCCCCGTCGTGCCGCAGCGCCGTCGCCCCGTAGTTCTCCGCGTGGCTGCACCGACCTGTGTCACCGCTGCGTCACCCTTTCGGGCCGTAGTGTCGCGGCCTCCATCATCGCCCCGAGGCCATCCGCTCCTGGCTATCCTCGTGGATGCACCGACCTTCAAgccaccgctgcgtcgccccgtcgggccgccaTAACGAGCGTGGCACCGTGGTTGCACCGACCCGCGCACCGTCACTGTACCGCCTCTTCGGGCCATAGCGCCACAGTCCGCGGGCCACGCCGTCGCTCCGACCCGCTTgctgccgctgcatcgccccttcgggccatagcgCCGCGGCGCGCGGTCCACTCCACCGTCCATGTGCGTCGACTTCCCATGGTATGCGCCGCACCGGTCTTCATCATATTGTCGGGTTTCTCGCGTATTTCGAGCATCATCgtcgcgctcctaacctagccgccgccgccggccgttcACCCCTTTTGTCTTTTTCCAACACCAGCCCATCGCCACCACAACCGTCATGGAGTCTGCTTCTCTTTTGTCCCTCTGACTCCTCGACATGGATTACAGCtcatgcaggtccctcgtctacgcataaccggtgttggcaacacatatgcgtgccttcatccacgacgtgtcctcGGGCCTGTCAAGCCTATTCGGCGCTTCGTCAACTCTGTCTTCGCCCATCTAcgcatgcccgatgctggcaacaACGTCGCGTGCCGTCGTGTCCCCAGGCCTGACAAACCACACCGCCTACGAGGCCCAGTCTGGTCACACAGTTTGGGCCTAGGCGGTAAATTTGTCTCTTTCACCTAATGACATGTTGGTCCCACACGCATTCGACAGCCTCGATCAACCAGAGAGCTTTATTTCGTGGGAGCATAGTAACTCTTGTGATGTGGGGTTGCACTGGTCTGTTTGCATTCATAACAAGCACATGGCATGTCGTGAGGCCCAAACCAATGAGACCTGAAGTTACAAAAAGGACCAACACCATAATCACACACACCGTAAGAAAACCTTGACATTTAAATACGTCATGTCATCTCATACACAGAAGCTTCAGTTAAAAACTACTAAGAAAAATGAACAGTAAGTCCTACACAATCACACAATAAGAATACCTTGAAATTACAATAAACAATACTGTAAAAATAAACACTGAACAAAACTACACAAAAGGACTGCATATAGGCAAAAGCTTCAAATGAGTAAGTCATGATTTTACTGTAAGCATGAACCGAAAATATAAGAAACCAAAACTAGTAAAAAAATACTATAAGAGAAATGTAAAAGTTCAAGAGCAAAAACTGGAATTACAGTTTGCTCCAATTTTAATTTACAGGTTTCAACTTACAGTCAAggtaaaaaaaaacagaaataacaAAAGGACAATAACATAGTCAAATCGTGTACTGTTAAAATCATATGCATCTACACTGTAAAATCATCTGCATTTCAATACATGTGCATCTACACTATAATATTATGTGACTGGTAAATTTCAGTTTCCAAACACAAAGACTACAGTTAGAAATCATCCGAAAGAAATGGGCTATTATTTACTGAATTCAGTTGTTAATCAGTTGGAAGATATACAATGAGTTATCAAGCATGAAAAAGGATACATCAAAAACTATTAACGGCTGGAACCACTACTGCACTAGGACTGTACAATGCCAATTAAAAGTTTTCAGAAAATAGAGATTACGCTAGAAGTTCATTTTTTAAATTATGCATGTTGTCACTGACTCACTGTACAACTGTAAAAACAAGAACATTGCCACTACAAATTATATAGAAATTCATTATAAAAATGGGCCAAAGCTAAAAATAGTAAAGCATGATGCAATAATACCAAAACATAGAAAGAACATAGCCAGTGTCACTGTACAAGTGTAGAAACAAAAACATTTCCACTGTAAATTATACAGAAAGGTATGATGCAAAACATATAGCGGCATCAGATCAATGCGAATAAAGAGTATAGACCCACCAACCAACCTAACATGATACCATCCAGATGGGTGTGTGCATACATACCTCCCGGCTTTAGCCAAGTAGTGGCAAGCTCGGCGATCTACTACTACTAGATTGGTTTTGGATGAGAAAGACATCAGATGAGAAGAGGTTGTGGATTTGAAATTAAAAACATTAGGGAGTAGGAGGCACCAGGAAAGAGCGAAACAGCGCTCAATCGAAAACACGACGTCGTGAGTTGCTATAAACGAGAAAATCTGGAATTCAATGTACGACTATGAGTAGCATGAGAGCCACTAGGACATCTTCGGGAGCTGACAGTGCCTTCTTTCCACCTGAATATTGTTTTCCACCTGCCAGTACCTCCGAGAGCGGGGAGGATAAAAAGACACAGGAGGGGAGCACGACAAGGCATTAAAGAAATGAACCGTTGCTCCTTCCTACTCCCCAGCCCCGCCTCCTTCCACAGCCGGTTATTCTCCACAAGCAACCATTGTATCCTCTGCTCTCGTCCAGCCATCGCCGCGGCAATGGTTTGTGACAATCTGATCTTCTTCAGCTACCTTTCCTCCTTTCCCTTTTCCCTGAATCACCAGTGTTACAAGCAACATGTTCAGTTCAGGTGGCATGTCGCAAGCCAGGCACATACATATTCCTCCAAGAAAAAAGCCccctccgctgccgctgccgctgtgtTCTCTCCTCATCATCCTCATTGAGGATGCGCCCCTCGCTGGACGCAACACACCATGGCGCTCAGCTCAGTCGCCACCCTGTGCATAACAGTAACCGGCTCAGCCTTGAAACTCACAAAAAATGGAACCAAAATGGAAGCAGATCATTTAGCAGCTAGGTACCGCTGTAAgtatatattagtttacagagggagcagTATGCTTCATTTTCCCATCAGAAGCCAACCGAACCATGGAGGACGTCCACTTGGCTGGAAGACCAACCCATGCATATGAATGTTGGCGACATAAAGGAGATTGTTCTCTAGGCACAACttcactaattaaataattaatcatGATGACTTCAGATAGTTACTATGGATGTAACTACACTGGCGTGATTGCATTGCAAACCATGCAACAACAAACAGGGCATGAGCCACTAGTAAAAAGATCGAATATCCAGAGTGTGCATCAACCACAAACAATGAAATCGGAATCAGAGGACCATAACACTCTGGAAGCTAGAGAGAGAAGATCAGTCCTCCACCAAAATCTCACTCTGAATTCCTCCGCATCTTTTTCTTTTCCAGATCTGCACACaccaagtttagccaaatgttggACAGATAAATTTCAGAAATAAGAATGATACAATCAGGTGAAACATAAATGGTTTCATTGCAGGCCTTCAACACGTTAGACACCA
Above is a window of Triticum aestivum cultivar Chinese Spring chromosome 6B, IWGSC CS RefSeq v2.1, whole genome shotgun sequence DNA encoding:
- the LOC123133171 gene encoding SKP1-like protein 1, with amino-acid sequence MATREAGKKMIMLKSPDGMEFEVEEAVAMESQTIRKMIEDDCADTAILIPNINSKILSRVIEYCNKHVPTTGATGAAASDTVAPAALAEDLKIWDAEFIKVNRATRFDLIQAASYLNIKGLLDLTSQTTIDTISDNSLEEIRSFLSTKNDYLPEEEQTIRRENQWAFQ